The following proteins are encoded in a genomic region of Chryseobacterium cucumeris:
- a CDS encoding ABC transporter permease has translation MAISNLQLMVRKTWQDLFKGKQNLFTTIAVLLFCMLSIGIGYTKYTDSFSKIKEYRKEVRENWEHRPDKHPHRMAHYGYLVFRIGHPLNIFDNGLDDFLGNVIFLEAHKQNTANLSEAGSSGTLVRFGAFSSAFILQSIVPLIILFSGFGLIVQERENATLKIISVQGTSGRAIIWGKILGLWLFSLCFLIPVIPVVFVAALMSETTDSADILLRLSLLLPAYMIYYFFICTLTVVVSANSKRTSSALISLIGFWLLFIIVLPKGIQFAAQNLYPAPSRIAFETSLEKDILKSGDSHNPDDPHFKKIKDSLLAKYQVKTTNELPFNYGGFVMKEGEKISSHIYIRHQKELQNIYSKQQNLTDISGFINPAIAIKNFSMTAAGTDFFAYNQFQKQAEEYRYKMAQHLNDLQIEHISNIKPENGGPAAVIDRHNWEKFPDFQYQYSSVLKSLKQQPIPAAALVLWMVICIIAIEISGRKLKLI, from the coding sequence ATGGCTATTTCTAATTTACAACTGATGGTGAGAAAAACCTGGCAGGATTTGTTTAAAGGAAAACAAAATCTGTTCACCACGATTGCCGTACTCCTGTTCTGTATGCTGAGTATTGGCATAGGATATACAAAATACACCGATTCTTTTTCGAAAATAAAAGAATACCGGAAGGAAGTCCGGGAAAACTGGGAACACAGACCGGATAAGCATCCGCACCGTATGGCTCACTATGGCTATCTGGTTTTCAGAATCGGACATCCGCTGAATATTTTTGACAACGGACTGGATGACTTTCTGGGAAATGTCATATTTCTGGAGGCTCATAAACAGAATACCGCCAATCTGTCGGAAGCGGGAAGCTCGGGTACTTTGGTAAGATTCGGAGCGTTCAGCAGTGCATTTATTCTGCAGAGCATTGTCCCGTTGATTATTCTCTTTTCAGGATTTGGGTTAATTGTACAGGAACGTGAGAATGCCACTTTAAAAATCATCAGTGTCCAGGGAACTTCCGGAAGAGCGATTATCTGGGGCAAAATTCTGGGACTCTGGCTGTTTTCTCTCTGTTTTCTTATTCCTGTAATTCCTGTTGTTTTCGTCGCTGCACTGATGTCCGAGACAACAGATTCTGCGGATATTCTATTACGTTTGTCATTACTGCTGCCTGCTTACATGATTTATTATTTTTTTATCTGCACATTAACCGTTGTCGTATCGGCAAACAGTAAACGTACCTCATCAGCATTGATCAGCCTTATCGGGTTCTGGCTTCTTTTTATTATCGTTCTGCCTAAAGGAATTCAGTTTGCAGCACAGAATTTATATCCTGCACCTTCCCGGATTGCTTTTGAAACGAGCCTGGAAAAGGATATTTTAAAGTCTGGAGACAGCCATAATCCTGATGATCCGCATTTCAAAAAAATCAAGGATTCTTTACTGGCAAAATATCAGGTAAAAACAACCAATGAACTTCCTTTCAACTATGGCGGATTCGTTATGAAGGAAGGGGAAAAAATAAGTTCACATATCTATATCAGACATCAGAAAGAACTGCAGAACATTTACAGTAAACAGCAAAATCTGACTGATATTTCAGGATTCATTAATCCCGCTATTGCCATTAAAAACTTTTCCATGACTGCTGCAGGAACAGATTTCTTTGCTTATAACCAGTTTCAGAAACAGGCAGAAGAATATCGCTATAAAATGGCTCAGCACTTAAATGATTTACAAATTGAGCACATCAGCAATATTAAACCGGAAAACGGCGGACCAGCTGCTGTCATCGACAGGCACAACTGGGAAAAGTTTCCGGATTTTCAGTATCAGTATTCTTCTGTTCTGAAAAGTTTAAAGCAACAGCCAATACCTGCTGCTGCATTAGTTCTGTGGATGGTTATCTGCATCATTGCTATCGAAATAAGTGGAAGAAAATTAAAACTCATCTAA
- a CDS encoding DUF3526 domain-containing protein, with translation MNRYLYIQFYRNKSYIIALLFLLMAGLMAIYTGKKFLDRNEDIISRSGAFQKESIERNTKFHKDDLGLVLYYIKFNLVNETPKLAALNIGMRDLNPSIQGVTIRNLEEQRYNADFYNPANAAVGNFDFSFVVVFLFPLVIVAFCYNLISEEEERGTWKLLSVQSGNLQKLLDHKMFIRLLAVTVVYFVLIIIASVWIKIPLDSYYIAFMVSGWLYILIWFSLCRWIVSFRKSSAQNALILLIVWVGINFIIPMSSNILIQKLYPVHESLKAVMEQREGYHNKWDEDKRPTMEKFYKAYPQYSNFTVEENDAFTWTWYYAMQHMGDLESAKSSELYTEKMQKRNQAATYLGYFLPNLHTQLVESHLAKSDLQNHLQYAESLKKFHEKKRLFFYPLIFSGKSAESVNWAQQTIEVFKFSSTIKWIQILLPYLIFIALFIILSQYKYRKLC, from the coding sequence ATGAACCGTTATTTATATATCCAATTTTACCGTAATAAATCGTACATCATTGCACTTCTGTTTCTGTTGATGGCAGGGCTTATGGCTATCTATACAGGAAAAAAATTCCTGGACAGGAACGAAGACATCATCTCCCGAAGCGGAGCATTTCAGAAAGAAAGTATTGAAAGAAATACAAAATTTCATAAGGATGATCTGGGACTGGTTCTTTATTATATTAAATTCAATCTGGTGAATGAAACACCCAAATTGGCTGCTTTAAATATCGGAATGCGTGACCTGAATCCTTCTATTCAGGGAGTAACCATCCGAAATCTCGAGGAACAGCGCTACAATGCTGATTTTTATAATCCAGCCAATGCCGCAGTTGGAAATTTTGACTTTAGTTTCGTTGTTGTTTTCCTGTTTCCACTGGTGATTGTTGCATTCTGCTATAATCTGATTTCTGAGGAAGAAGAAAGAGGAACCTGGAAGCTGCTGTCGGTTCAGAGCGGTAATTTACAAAAGCTTCTGGATCATAAGATGTTCATCCGTCTTTTGGCTGTTACAGTTGTATATTTTGTATTAATTATCATCGCTTCGGTCTGGATAAAAATACCTTTAGACTCGTACTATATTGCTTTTATGGTCAGTGGTTGGTTGTATATTCTGATCTGGTTTTCCCTGTGCAGATGGATTGTGTCTTTTCGGAAATCATCGGCTCAAAACGCATTAATTCTTCTGATTGTATGGGTGGGCATCAATTTTATTATCCCGATGAGCAGTAATATTCTGATACAGAAGCTTTATCCGGTTCATGAGTCCCTTAAAGCTGTGATGGAACAGAGAGAAGGCTATCACAACAAATGGGATGAAGACAAACGTCCTACCATGGAAAAGTTTTACAAAGCCTATCCACAATACAGCAATTTCACTGTAGAAGAAAATGATGCATTCACCTGGACCTGGTATTATGCCATGCAGCATATGGGAGACCTGGAATCTGCAAAATCATCCGAACTGTATACGGAAAAAATGCAGAAACGAAATCAGGCAGCAACCTATTTAGGTTATTTCCTTCCCAATCTACATACTCAGCTTGTAGAAAGTCATCTGGCAAAATCTGATCTGCAGAATCATTTGCAGTATGCTGAATCACTCAAAAAATTCCATGAGAAAAAAAGATTGTTCTTCTACCCTCTTATTTTCTCAGGTAAGAGTGCGGAATCTGTCAACTGGGCACAGCAAACGATAGAGGTTTTCAAATTCTCTTCCACTATCAAATGGATACAGATACTTCTTCCCTATCTCATCTTCATTGCTTTATTCATCATTCTTTCACAATATAAATACAGAAAACTATGTTAA
- a CDS encoding ABC transporter ATP-binding protein: MLKTVNLHKKYNDFTALHSLNLEVKKGEIFALLGQNGAGKSTTINILLGLIKATSGDAFINNISVKEEPQKIKRHLAYIPETVLLYPHLTGIENLDFFSKIAGFDYQKDELSALLKRTGLQETAHHKALGGYSKGMRQKVGIAIALAKDAKVLLLDEPTSGLDPIATAEFTEIVRQLGKEGRTVLMATHDIFNAVSVATNIGIMKQGELVQNLPSKAFTAQELQELYLKTI; encoded by the coding sequence ATGTTAAAAACAGTCAATCTACATAAAAAATACAACGATTTTACCGCACTTCATTCTCTTAATCTGGAAGTAAAAAAAGGTGAAATTTTTGCACTGCTCGGACAAAACGGAGCTGGAAAAAGTACAACGATCAATATTCTTTTGGGACTCATTAAAGCAACATCCGGAGATGCTTTCATTAATAATATTTCGGTAAAGGAGGAACCTCAGAAAATTAAAAGACATCTTGCCTATATCCCTGAAACCGTTCTTTTATATCCTCATCTTACAGGAATAGAAAACCTTGATTTTTTCTCCAAAATTGCAGGTTTTGATTACCAGAAAGATGAACTGTCTGCGCTCCTTAAACGTACCGGTTTGCAGGAAACCGCCCATCATAAAGCATTGGGCGGTTATTCCAAGGGGATGCGCCAGAAAGTTGGAATTGCCATTGCCCTGGCCAAAGATGCCAAAGTGCTTCTTCTGGATGAGCCTACCAGCGGCCTGGATCCGATTGCTACTGCAGAATTTACAGAAATTGTAAGGCAGCTGGGTAAAGAAGGCAGAACTGTTTTAATGGCAACTCATGATATTTTCAATGCGGTAAGTGTTGCTACCAATATCGGTATTATGAAACAGGGAGAACTTGTCCAGAATTTACCTTCCAAAGCGTTTACAGCACAGGAATTACAGGAGCTGTATCTGAAAACAATCTGA
- a CDS encoding cryptochrome/photolyase family protein: MKDTITIFWFRRDLRLEDNIGLHHALQSDAPVLPIFIFDTDILGKLEDKEDRRVDYIHQALTDINISLKKYHSKINTYHGKPIEIFRKLFEEYTIKSVFCNRDYEPQAIERDKEIYYFFKEKNIPFKACKDQVIFDKDQIVKKDGLPYTVYTPFAKKWRETLTPEHYQSVELDCKNLFPQEYSEIMALKEIGFKKTDFDFKKPVLDASIIDDYDKYRDFPALQHTTQLGIALRFGTISIRKCVGFALKHNTVWLSELIWREFFMQILYHFPQVVHQSFKKQYDNIHWRNNEKEFKHWCEGTTGYPIVDAGMRELNETGYMHNRVRMIVASFLCKHLLIDWRWGEAYFALKLNDYDLSANNGNWQWAAGSGCDAAPYFRVFNPTAQTEKFDKDLLYIKKWLPEWNTPAYPSPIVEHTFARERALSEYKKALA, encoded by the coding sequence ATGAAAGATACAATCACCATTTTCTGGTTCAGGCGTGACCTGAGATTGGAAGATAATATCGGACTTCACCACGCTCTGCAGTCTGATGCACCGGTACTACCCATTTTTATATTTGATACTGATATTCTCGGGAAGCTGGAAGATAAAGAAGACCGCAGGGTTGATTATATCCACCAGGCTTTGACGGATATCAATATTTCATTAAAAAAGTATCATTCAAAAATCAATACCTATCATGGTAAACCTATAGAGATATTCAGAAAGTTGTTTGAAGAATACACTATCAAAAGTGTTTTCTGCAACAGAGATTATGAACCTCAGGCGATTGAAAGAGATAAGGAAATCTATTATTTTTTCAAAGAAAAGAATATTCCTTTTAAAGCCTGTAAAGATCAGGTGATTTTTGATAAGGATCAGATTGTTAAAAAAGACGGTTTGCCTTACACGGTTTACACTCCTTTTGCCAAAAAGTGGCGGGAAACTTTAACTCCTGAACATTATCAATCTGTTGAATTGGATTGTAAGAACCTCTTTCCACAGGAATATTCTGAGATTATGGCATTAAAGGAAATAGGTTTCAAAAAAACAGATTTTGATTTTAAAAAACCGGTTCTGGATGCGTCTATTATTGATGATTACGATAAGTACCGTGATTTTCCCGCATTACAGCATACCACACAGCTCGGAATTGCTTTACGCTTTGGAACCATCAGCATCAGAAAGTGTGTGGGTTTTGCATTAAAACATAATACGGTATGGCTGTCCGAGCTGATCTGGCGTGAATTTTTTATGCAGATTTTATATCATTTCCCACAGGTAGTTCATCAGTCTTTCAAAAAGCAGTATGATAATATCCACTGGCGGAATAATGAAAAAGAGTTTAAGCACTGGTGTGAAGGAACCACAGGGTATCCGATTGTAGATGCCGGAATGAGGGAGCTGAATGAGACAGGCTATATGCATAACCGGGTAAGAATGATTGTCGCGAGCTTTTTATGCAAACATCTGTTGATCGACTGGCGTTGGGGGGAAGCGTATTTTGCATTAAAACTGAATGATTATGATCTGTCTGCCAACAATGGAAACTGGCAGTGGGCTGCAGGCTCGGGATGTGATGCAGCACCTTATTTCAGGGTTTTTAATCCAACGGCTCAGACAGAAAAATTTGATAAAGACTTACTGTACATCAAAAAATGGCTCCCTGAATGGAATACACCAGCATATCCATCACCTATTGTAGAACACACCTTTGCCCGCGAAAGAGCTTTATCCGAATACAAAAAAGCTTTGGCATAA